A window of Paenibacillus sp. 19GGS1-52 contains these coding sequences:
- a CDS encoding serine hydrolase domain-containing protein — MDFKPLSHFIDHITSWRIPWAEVIVMQHNNTIFHYKGGYANLEDKIQINDSQIVNIYSMSKILTCTAALQLIEKGAILLSDLISDYLPEYADMTVQKVLPDGRVETERAKHSITVRDLFTMSAGFSYDLEAPSIREVVERTNGRVQTREFAAALAKEPLLFEPGTRWNYSLCHDVLAALVEVVDGRRFSSYVHEEITGPLGMNDTGFDLTEKQLIRLTPQYEYNDVLNKPVRKDGNGYRLGEEFESGGAGLLSTASDYILFLNTLTNRGTSPEGIRILSPASVDLMRTDHLNDRTRSDFSMGYHDGYGYGLGVRTHISKARSGSLSPLGEFGWSGAAGCLGIIDPESQLTIMYAQHLLNSQELYVHPRLRNIVYSCLKS; from the coding sequence ATGGACTTTAAACCACTATCCCACTTTATCGACCACATCACCTCTTGGCGTATACCCTGGGCGGAAGTAATCGTCATGCAGCACAATAATACGATATTCCATTACAAGGGCGGATACGCCAATTTGGAAGACAAGATTCAAATCAATGATTCTCAGATCGTCAATATTTACTCAATGTCGAAGATCCTTACCTGTACGGCGGCACTGCAACTTATAGAAAAGGGGGCAATACTGTTAAGTGATCTGATCTCCGACTACCTGCCGGAATATGCAGATATGACGGTGCAGAAAGTCTTGCCTGACGGCCGAGTGGAAACCGAGAGAGCGAAACATTCCATAACCGTCCGTGATCTGTTTACCATGTCAGCCGGATTCTCATATGATCTTGAAGCCCCTTCTATACGGGAGGTCGTTGAGCGCACGAACGGCAGAGTTCAAACCCGGGAGTTTGCAGCAGCACTGGCGAAGGAACCGCTTTTATTCGAGCCGGGCACCCGATGGAATTACAGTCTGTGTCATGACGTTCTCGCTGCGCTCGTCGAAGTGGTAGACGGAAGAAGATTCAGCTCCTATGTCCATGAAGAAATTACCGGACCACTCGGAATGAACGATACGGGATTTGACCTGACGGAAAAGCAGCTAATTCGCCTAACGCCCCAATACGAATATAACGATGTGCTGAACAAGCCCGTACGCAAGGATGGAAACGGGTATCGTCTCGGCGAGGAGTTTGAAAGTGGTGGAGCGGGGTTATTATCGACTGCAAGCGATTATATTCTCTTCCTTAATACGCTCACGAACCGGGGAACGAGCCCGGAAGGAATACGTATTCTGTCACCTGCTTCGGTCGACCTGATGCGTACAGACCATCTTAACGACCGTACGCGGAGCGATTTCTCCATGGGTTATCATGATGGTTATGGCTATGGCCTTGGTGTCAGAACTCATATTTCAAAAGCACGCAGTGGATCGCTTAGTCCGCTAGGCGAATTTGGCTGGAGCGGCGCTGCCGGATGCTTGGGAATCATTGATCCTGAATCACAGCTGACTATAATGTATGCGCAGCATTTGCTGAATAGTCAGGAGCTTTATGTGCATCCGCGGCTCAGAAATATTGTATATTCCTGCTTGAAGTCATAA
- a CDS encoding glycosyltransferase family 61 protein: MCRNEKSADANSNEFGFHRDVWEWVASVSPGGDERIAPFDFGGSAEFEVPKTIETEIHRYLMPYTHQPEGGYVAYIPNGRVWGPSGAILTSDGKLIFDLSQEYDKQLNRMLTVEEHPALYRQKAKKHRYLPGTAAVLTFCGSHNYFHWLYDVLPRLGMLRILNGSSSQTLVMNPNPHGSFVEDTLSMFGVSESSVIRTGDDMEIQADRLVVPSLMMNSHYPPWATAIVRKFMLPERDTTLHSPDRIFISRSKVSGRRLVNENEVIRYLEAHGFVPICLEDWTVAQQVQLFASAKAIVSPHGAGLANLAFCTKGTLVVEIFPIRHVVPTYWMISNHNKLDYYMMYGQDEGTTEERFSGLADFSVDLDRLEQTLRIAGLKKQDT; this comes from the coding sequence ATGTGCAGAAATGAAAAATCAGCAGACGCTAACTCAAATGAGTTCGGTTTCCACAGAGACGTTTGGGAATGGGTAGCTTCCGTCTCTCCCGGCGGCGATGAAAGGATTGCCCCTTTTGACTTTGGCGGATCCGCAGAGTTCGAGGTCCCGAAAACCATTGAAACGGAGATTCACCGTTATTTGATGCCCTATACCCATCAACCCGAAGGCGGATATGTTGCGTACATACCGAATGGGCGTGTATGGGGACCCTCTGGTGCTATCTTGACATCGGACGGAAAACTGATCTTCGATCTTTCTCAAGAATACGATAAACAACTAAACAGAATGCTGACAGTGGAAGAACACCCAGCTTTATATCGGCAGAAGGCTAAGAAGCATCGGTATCTCCCTGGGACGGCTGCCGTTCTAACTTTTTGCGGGAGTCACAATTATTTTCACTGGTTATATGATGTACTGCCGCGACTGGGCATGCTGCGGATTCTAAATGGCTCTTCTTCTCAAACCCTCGTCATGAATCCGAATCCTCATGGATCTTTTGTAGAAGATACGTTATCTATGTTTGGTGTATCGGAATCTTCTGTGATTCGTACCGGCGATGATATGGAAATTCAGGCCGACCGGTTGGTTGTGCCTTCCCTGATGATGAATTCCCATTACCCTCCTTGGGCCACTGCCATCGTACGCAAGTTTATGCTGCCCGAACGCGACACAACGCTCCATTCTCCCGATCGCATTTTCATTTCCCGGAGCAAAGTCTCTGGCCGTCGGTTAGTTAACGAGAACGAAGTCATCCGGTATTTGGAGGCACATGGGTTCGTTCCCATTTGTCTGGAGGATTGGACTGTTGCCCAACAAGTGCAGCTTTTTGCTTCCGCAAAAGCAATCGTTTCGCCGCATGGGGCCGGGTTGGCCAATCTTGCATTCTGCACGAAGGGAACCCTTGTCGTCGAAATTTTTCCTATCCGGCATGTAGTGCCTACTTACTGGATGATCAGCAATCATAACAAACTTGATTACTATATGATGTACGGGCAAGATGAAGGAACGACAGAGGAGCGTTTTTCGGGACTTGCGGACTTCTCCGTGGATCTCGATCGGCTGGAGCAAACTCTTCGTATAGCCGGACTGAAAAAACAGGACACATGA
- a CDS encoding glycoside hydrolase family 43 protein, protein MKYNNPVIKGFYPDPSVCKVEDTYYLACSSFQYFPGVPIFESKDLINWTQIGHCLTRRSQIQLDTVGSSGGVFAPTLRYNKGRFYMTTTNDTTHQNFYVWTDDIYGEWSEPINVDQGGIDPDLYFEDDRAYFMSNGTDDNGVNGIVQCEIEIESGRKLTPSRSVWQGSGGRYLESPHLYKIYGRYYLLAAEGGTEYGHMVTYARGDSPSGPFEAYADNPVLTNRNLGGYELQGVGHSDLIQDHEGNWWLVHLGFRQTGQYLTFHHLGREVFLTPVTFSDNGWFTAGHNGTTLLSFETDRIADTIIQQEKKVFTFENTDWNLDWCYLRHPATEHYVLEPDNIKLKGTEVTLDIPASPTFIGIRQKDFNAVISCEINLASGEAGITLYMDENHHYDLALRKHQHGYEVIERLNIGDIKSIEKSIDLSQCNHAVLVVKATPTYYNFYIQMDGTETLLGAAQTKYLSSEIAGGFTGVLIGLYVTGEEDDSNAVFTNFSCVYS, encoded by the coding sequence ATGAAATATAATAATCCGGTCATTAAAGGATTTTATCCTGACCCCAGCGTATGCAAAGTTGAAGACACTTATTATCTGGCTTGCAGTTCCTTTCAGTATTTCCCCGGCGTACCTATTTTTGAAAGCAAAGATCTGATTAATTGGACCCAAATCGGTCACTGCCTAACCCGCAGAAGCCAGATTCAACTGGACACTGTGGGCAGCTCTGGTGGTGTATTTGCTCCCACTCTGCGCTACAATAAGGGACGATTCTATATGACTACTACCAATGACACTACGCATCAGAACTTCTATGTATGGACTGATGATATTTATGGTGAGTGGTCTGAACCCATTAATGTTGATCAGGGGGGAATCGATCCGGATTTATATTTTGAAGACGACAGAGCTTATTTCATGAGCAATGGGACAGATGATAATGGAGTTAACGGTATCGTCCAGTGCGAAATTGAAATTGAATCCGGGCGCAAGCTTACGCCAAGCCGCTCGGTATGGCAAGGTTCAGGAGGTCGTTATTTGGAAAGCCCGCATCTATACAAAATTTATGGACGATATTATTTGCTGGCAGCTGAAGGCGGAACCGAATATGGCCATATGGTCACTTATGCGCGGGGAGATTCACCTTCCGGCCCGTTCGAAGCCTATGCGGACAATCCTGTACTGACCAATCGTAATTTGGGTGGTTATGAGCTGCAGGGGGTTGGGCATAGCGACCTGATTCAGGACCACGAAGGGAATTGGTGGCTTGTTCATCTTGGATTCCGGCAGACTGGCCAATATCTGACTTTTCATCACTTGGGACGCGAAGTTTTCTTAACTCCGGTTACCTTTAGCGATAATGGCTGGTTTACTGCGGGTCACAATGGCACCACTCTTCTGAGCTTCGAGACGGATCGTATTGCGGACACGATTATTCAGCAGGAGAAAAAAGTCTTTACGTTCGAGAATACGGACTGGAATCTGGACTGGTGTTATCTGCGGCATCCGGCTACAGAACATTATGTGTTAGAACCTGATAATATAAAGCTTAAAGGAACAGAAGTAACACTGGATATTCCGGCATCCCCAACATTTATAGGTATTCGTCAAAAAGACTTCAATGCGGTTATTTCATGCGAAATCAACTTGGCTAGCGGCGAAGCTGGAATTACTCTATATATGGACGAGAACCACCACTATGATTTGGCACTGCGTAAACATCAGCATGGATACGAGGTCATCGAACGACTGAATATCGGAGACATTAAATCTATTGAGAAATCCATAGATCTCAGCCAATGCAATCATGCCGTATTGGTTGTTAAGGCTACTCCTACTTATTATAATTTCTATATTCAGATGGATGGTACCGAGACGTTACTTGGAGCGGCGCAAACAAAATATCTCTCCTCTGAAATAGCAGGCGGGTTTACTGGTGTACTTATCGGTTTGTATGTCACTGGAGAAGAAGACGATTCTAACGCGGTGTTTACTAATTTTAGCTGTGTTTATTCTTAA
- a CDS encoding phage tail protein produces MSYIVDFKTVSTIGLESSPVVEALAGLRANEARYFMNKYKHEFTVIPASERQETLDYVNGILKKERDIEFSAKALETSRFQVENIQFAYVFYEDGLAVNVMYKVDDPKKRAVGFKLSEGMEIPKELETKFKFARQKSILAGTIRGSFLVIKGEY; encoded by the coding sequence ATCGTTGATTTTAAAACTGTGTCTACGATTGGTTTAGAGTCTTCACCTGTAGTAGAGGCGCTTGCTGGATTACGTGCTAATGAAGCTCGTTACTTTATGAATAAATACAAGCATGAATTTACGGTTATACCCGCTAGCGAGCGCCAAGAAACCCTTGATTATGTGAATGGTATTTTGAAAAAAGAACGTGATATTGAATTTTCGGCCAAAGCTTTAGAAACATCGCGTTTTCAAGTGGAAAATATCCAATTTGCCTATGTCTTTTATGAGGATGGTCTAGCGGTAAACGTCATGTATAAGGTTGATGACCCTAAGAAACGAGCCGTTGGTTTTAAGCTTTCTGAAGGAATGGAGATCCCAAAGGAGTTAGAAACAAAGTTTAAGTTTGCTAGACAGAAGTCTATATTAGCTGGAACCATTCGGGGCTCGTTTTTAGTAATTAAAGGAGAATATTAA
- a CDS encoding GDSL-type esterase/lipase family protein, producing the protein MKMDTQSVNTAVIPVPKLEEDSYDWWERHEQVLNEQVKINPEVVLIGDSITHFWGGEPKTEGNAGAVESWNSVFGPYRVLNLGFGWDRTQNVLWRLDHGQLKGLSPKTVVILIGTNNTSDTDNARSNSPDEIVEGCRAICDRVNNLVPDAKIILMAVFPREEYPDHPRRREITEINARYAELARERHYEFLDISALLLEADGILSAETAPDFCHLTERGYRRWADALSPLLPLR; encoded by the coding sequence ATGAAAATGGATACCCAATCCGTAAATACTGCGGTCATTCCAGTTCCCAAGCTAGAGGAAGATAGCTATGACTGGTGGGAGCGGCATGAACAGGTACTAAATGAACAAGTGAAAATTAACCCGGAAGTAGTCTTAATCGGCGATTCGATTACCCATTTCTGGGGAGGCGAGCCAAAGACGGAGGGGAACGCCGGAGCGGTAGAGTCATGGAACTCCGTGTTTGGGCCTTATCGCGTACTTAACCTGGGATTCGGCTGGGACCGCACGCAAAACGTGCTTTGGCGGCTTGATCACGGTCAACTGAAAGGGCTCTCGCCAAAGACTGTGGTTATTCTGATTGGAACTAATAACACAAGTGACACGGATAACGCCCGATCCAACAGCCCCGATGAAATTGTAGAAGGCTGCCGGGCGATCTGCGACCGTGTCAATAACCTGGTTCCTGACGCAAAGATTATACTTATGGCCGTATTCCCCCGGGAGGAGTACCCCGACCACCCAAGACGCAGGGAGATCACCGAGATTAATGCCCGGTATGCAGAGTTGGCAAGAGAGCGGCATTATGAATTCTTAGACATCAGTGCACTTTTACTTGAGGCTGATGGCATCTTATCCGCCGAAACGGCACCTGACTTTTGCCATTTAACAGAACGCGGGTACCGCAGGTGGGCAGACGCGCTTAGTCCACTGCTTCCGCTTCGATAA